A stretch of the Arthrobacter stackebrandtii genome encodes the following:
- a CDS encoding electron transfer flavoprotein subunit beta/FixA family protein has product MNIVVLVKYVPDAQFDRHLTGDAHTIDRNESILSELDEYALEAALALTDARGGAKGGNTVTALTLGPAAAAAAVKKSLQIGATQGLHVSDEALAGSDASATSLVLAAAIRSLGNVDLVITGMASTDGETSIVPAQLAARLGLPQITFASSVELDGATVTARRDGDDFSEEIQATLPALISVTDQANEPRYPNFKGIIAAKKKKVTTVSLADLGVAPDAVGLAGSLTRVAAAAERPARTAGTIITDSGDAGIQLVDFLAAQKLI; this is encoded by the coding sequence GGTCAAGTATGTGCCAGACGCGCAATTTGACCGGCACCTGACAGGTGATGCTCACACGATCGACCGCAATGAGAGCATCCTGTCCGAACTCGATGAATACGCACTGGAAGCAGCGCTGGCCCTGACCGACGCCCGCGGCGGCGCCAAGGGCGGGAACACCGTCACGGCACTGACACTGGGACCGGCCGCCGCCGCAGCAGCAGTGAAAAAGTCGCTGCAGATCGGCGCAACGCAGGGCCTGCACGTCAGCGACGAGGCGCTCGCAGGCTCCGACGCCTCCGCCACCTCGCTGGTCCTGGCGGCAGCCATCAGGTCCCTCGGCAACGTTGACCTTGTCATCACCGGCATGGCCTCCACCGACGGCGAAACCTCCATTGTGCCGGCACAGCTCGCCGCCCGCCTGGGCCTGCCCCAGATCACCTTCGCCTCATCGGTGGAGCTGGACGGCGCCACGGTCACGGCCCGCCGCGACGGCGACGACTTCTCCGAGGAAATCCAGGCAACGCTGCCGGCCCTCATCTCCGTGACGGACCAGGCCAATGAGCCGCGCTACCCGAACTTCAAGGGCATCATCGCCGCGAAGAAGAAGAAGGTGACCACCGTGTCCCTGGCCGACCTCGGCGTGGCGCCGGACGCCGTCGGACTGGCCGGTTCCCTGACCCGGGTGGCCGCGGCAGCCGAGCGCCCCGCCCGCACCGCCGGCACCATCATCACCGATTCGGGCGACGCCGGCATCCAGCTGGTTGACTTCCTGGCCGCGCAGAAACTGATCTAA
- a CDS encoding electron transfer flavoprotein subunit alpha/FixB family protein, whose translation MSAIVVYIDQLDAPGKLSTTAHQLLTLARAAGEPVAVVAGPASPELLSELGAYGVARVLHSEQPELGQFLVAPKADLVAQAAAAVSASAVLLDNSAAGKEIAARVGVALNAGVITDAVSVAVDGGTLLAHKSVLAGSWTVEARAASAVSVISVKAHAVEAAPAPEAAVPAIESVDVAFAPASLGARVVSRTPRAASGRPELEDARIVVAGGRGVDGDFTPIEELADVLGAAVGASRAATDAGWISHASQVGQTGKKVSPQLYISVGISGAIQQKAGMQTSKLIVAVNKDAESPIFEIADFGIVGDLFKVLPQAVEEIKRRKA comes from the coding sequence ATGAGTGCAATTGTTGTTTACATCGATCAGCTCGACGCCCCCGGCAAGCTGTCCACCACGGCGCACCAGCTGCTGACCCTGGCCCGGGCTGCCGGCGAGCCCGTGGCCGTTGTGGCCGGCCCCGCCAGCCCGGAACTTCTCAGCGAGCTGGGCGCCTACGGGGTTGCCCGCGTGCTCCACTCCGAGCAGCCCGAGCTGGGCCAGTTCCTCGTGGCCCCCAAGGCGGACCTGGTGGCGCAGGCCGCCGCGGCCGTGTCCGCCTCCGCCGTGCTTCTGGACAACAGCGCCGCCGGCAAGGAAATTGCGGCCCGCGTGGGCGTTGCGCTGAACGCCGGCGTCATCACCGATGCTGTTTCGGTGGCGGTCGACGGCGGGACCCTCCTTGCGCACAAGTCTGTCCTTGCAGGGTCCTGGACGGTGGAGGCCCGGGCTGCTTCGGCTGTTTCGGTCATCAGCGTCAAGGCGCACGCCGTGGAGGCGGCCCCCGCACCCGAGGCGGCCGTGCCCGCCATCGAAAGTGTGGACGTGGCCTTTGCCCCGGCCAGCCTTGGCGCCCGTGTTGTCTCCCGGACTCCGCGTGCCGCCTCCGGCCGGCCCGAGCTGGAGGACGCCCGCATTGTGGTGGCCGGCGGCCGCGGCGTCGACGGCGACTTCACGCCCATTGAGGAACTGGCGGACGTGCTTGGTGCCGCGGTGGGTGCCTCGCGTGCCGCTACCGATGCCGGCTGGATCTCGCACGCCTCGCAGGTGGGCCAGACCGGCAAGAAGGTGTCCCCGCAGCTGTACATTTCCGTGGGCATCTCCGGCGCCATCCAGCAGAAGGCCGGGATGCAGACGTCCAAGCTGATTGTGGCCGTGAACAAGGATGCGGAATCGCCCATCTTTGAGATTGCCGACTTCGGCATTGTGGGCGACCTCTTCAAGGTCCTGCCGCAGGCCGTGGAGGAGATCAAGCGCCGCAAGGCGTAG
- a CDS encoding class I SAM-dependent methyltransferase: MSARDPGLAFTDGALQFESWADKLWDPMGRDVAEAAVLQPGEKVLDACCGTGAATLPAALAVGPGGTVDGVDLSTGLLRIAAANLAERGILNTTLTEADVTQWRGHRTFDAVLCSYSMFFFSDMEAGIEHLASMLRPGGRLVSSTWVEGALEPFAGLILDAAVKERPRLAGVVPLPNQNMARVASVAKLSAWLEERGLEDVSVSTHPLTLTVDDEMAWSLVMGSGWRTLLPRDPEAIARVRRDFMASVGPISEMNSDAMIATASVPRRDS; the protein is encoded by the coding sequence ATGTCCGCTCGCGATCCCGGCCTGGCGTTCACCGACGGCGCCCTGCAATTTGAGTCCTGGGCCGACAAGCTCTGGGACCCCATGGGCCGCGACGTTGCCGAGGCGGCCGTGCTGCAACCCGGCGAAAAGGTCCTGGATGCCTGCTGCGGCACCGGTGCGGCGACGCTTCCGGCGGCCCTTGCGGTGGGCCCCGGCGGCACGGTCGACGGCGTCGACCTGTCCACCGGGCTGCTGCGCATCGCGGCGGCCAACCTGGCCGAGCGCGGCATCCTCAACACCACCCTGACGGAAGCCGACGTCACGCAATGGCGCGGACACCGCACCTTTGACGCCGTGCTGTGTTCCTACAGCATGTTCTTTTTCTCCGACATGGAGGCCGGCATTGAACACCTCGCCTCCATGCTGCGGCCCGGCGGCCGGCTCGTGTCCAGCACCTGGGTGGAGGGTGCCCTGGAGCCCTTCGCCGGGCTGATCCTGGACGCCGCCGTCAAGGAACGCCCCCGGCTGGCCGGCGTGGTGCCGCTGCCCAACCAGAACATGGCGCGCGTTGCCTCCGTGGCAAAGCTGTCCGCGTGGCTGGAGGAACGCGGGCTGGAGGACGTGAGCGTGTCAACGCATCCGCTGACCCTCACCGTGGACGACGAAATGGCCTGGAGCCTGGTCATGGGAAGTGGCTGGCGCACCCTGCTGCCGCGCGACCCCGAGGCCATCGCCCGGGTCCGCCGCGACTTCATGGCCTCCGTGGGCCCCATCAGCGAAATGAACTCCGACGCCATGATCGCCACGGCCTCGGTCCCTCGCCGCGACAGCTGA
- a CDS encoding tRNA (cytidine(34)-2'-O)-methyltransferase has translation MFRILFLTPEIPGNTGNAIRLAAITGAELHLVEPLGFDFSDAKLRRAGLDYHDLAVVTVHKSLEAAWEALAPERVYAFTSDGEAAYTDIAYQPGDVLMFGRESTGLPADVKADPHITARVRLPMLPALRSLNLANAASIAVFEAWRQNGFAGAQLNA, from the coding sequence GTGTTTCGCATCCTCTTCCTGACGCCCGAGATTCCCGGCAACACGGGCAACGCCATCCGCCTGGCCGCCATCACCGGCGCCGAACTGCACCTGGTGGAGCCGCTCGGCTTTGACTTTTCCGATGCCAAGCTGCGCCGGGCCGGGCTGGACTACCACGACCTCGCCGTCGTGACGGTGCACAAGAGCCTCGAGGCGGCGTGGGAGGCACTGGCCCCGGAGCGCGTCTACGCCTTCACCTCCGACGGTGAGGCCGCTTACACGGACATCGCCTACCAGCCCGGGGACGTGCTCATGTTTGGCCGCGAATCCACGGGCCTGCCAGCGGACGTCAAGGCCGACCCCCACATCACCGCCCGCGTCCGCCTGCCCATGCTCCCGGCGCTGCGGTCACTGAACCTCGCCAACGCCGCATCCATCGCCGTGTTCGAGGCATGGCGCCAGAACGGCTTCGCCGGGGCCCAGCTGAACGCCTGA
- a CDS encoding SRPBCC family protein, giving the protein MFDMLEELAAIHRNVAVNGSSGTVSVTVSRSYTAEADDVWDALTNPERIPRWFYPISGDLKAGGTFQLEGNAGGDILECARPVHLQVTFGGPESIVDLRLAEDGGRTTLELTHSVPVAMAGSGAGALFVGPGWDGALLGLSIHLRGELIGDPQQAANSPEVVEFNRGSIAGWKEAIESSGTASAEEIAGAHQAALAQYTVLPS; this is encoded by the coding sequence ATGTTTGACATGCTCGAAGAGCTCGCAGCCATCCACCGCAACGTGGCCGTCAATGGTTCCAGCGGCACCGTTTCCGTCACCGTCAGCCGCAGCTACACGGCCGAGGCGGACGACGTGTGGGACGCCCTGACCAATCCGGAGCGCATCCCCCGGTGGTTCTACCCCATCAGCGGCGACCTCAAGGCTGGCGGCACGTTCCAGCTCGAGGGCAACGCCGGCGGCGACATCCTCGAATGCGCCCGCCCCGTACACCTTCAGGTGACTTTTGGCGGCCCCGAGAGCATCGTGGACCTGCGCCTGGCCGAGGACGGCGGCAGGACAACGCTCGAGCTGACCCACAGCGTCCCCGTGGCGATGGCGGGCAGCGGGGCCGGCGCCCTGTTTGTCGGCCCGGGCTGGGACGGCGCATTGCTCGGGCTGTCCATCCACCTGCGCGGTGAACTCATTGGCGATCCACAACAAGCCGCCAACTCCCCTGAGGTGGTGGAGTTCAACCGCGGTTCCATCGCCGGCTGGAAGGAAGCCATCGAGTCCTCGGGCACGGCCAGCGCCGAGGAGATTGCCGGTGCCCACCAGGCCGCCCTCGCGCAATACACGGTCCTGCCGTCCTGA
- a CDS encoding ArsR/SmtB family transcription factor has translation MHAFDVIGDPVRQRILELLLLEEQSAGAVAAAIGKEFNISQPAVSQHLRVLRENGFATVRAEGTRRLYSVDTAPLQDMDEWLQPFRAFWTGRLDALGTELARGRRARRTTRSPANPSTTKE, from the coding sequence ATGCACGCATTCGATGTGATCGGCGACCCCGTCCGCCAGCGGATTCTGGAACTCCTCCTTCTCGAGGAGCAGTCCGCCGGTGCCGTTGCCGCCGCCATCGGCAAGGAGTTCAACATCAGCCAGCCGGCCGTCTCCCAACACCTGCGCGTCCTGCGCGAGAACGGCTTTGCCACCGTCCGGGCTGAAGGGACGCGGCGCCTGTACTCCGTGGACACCGCACCCCTGCAGGACATGGACGAATGGCTGCAGCCGTTCCGGGCCTTCTGGACGGGACGCCTGGATGCACTGGGCACCGAACTGGCCAGGGGCCGCCGCGCACGGCGGACCACACGCTCCCCCGCAAACCCCTCCACCACGAAGGAATGA
- a CDS encoding J domain-containing protein translates to MGEKFLTHYQVLGLARTATERDVKIAYRKAAKIAHPDRGGDPAVFRQITEAYETLVDPAKRHAYDKSYASGRPAAAPAAGSAHAQAREGYRGSYGSPGRAGFAQGPGFSTRRTSGPRPTAGDPAIYLPAYESLAPGETPLMPRPAAAQPVHGAPRKRGLFGASSRLAREARTAQLVMQQVLPGIPAARLINGLTAPHGAGYVDHVLVSGYRMAVIGSMLVPNGAFRWDGSTLVHGSKVVAPPQLIPATRAFQELFPECNVTAWVCVHSNTGNLFEPVIDYARGTAPDGSSTVNVANAARFTREVKHFLAAGPSPNAVDLSILDRLLGGMY, encoded by the coding sequence GTGGGCGAAAAGTTCCTCACGCATTACCAGGTGCTGGGACTGGCGCGCACCGCCACGGAACGGGACGTGAAAATCGCGTACCGCAAGGCGGCCAAGATTGCGCACCCGGACCGCGGCGGCGACCCGGCCGTGTTCCGCCAAATCACGGAGGCGTACGAGACCCTGGTCGATCCGGCCAAGCGCCACGCCTACGACAAGTCGTACGCATCGGGCCGCCCGGCCGCAGCACCCGCCGCCGGCAGCGCCCACGCCCAGGCCCGCGAAGGATACCGGGGCAGCTACGGCTCCCCCGGCCGCGCCGGCTTCGCACAAGGCCCCGGCTTCAGCACCCGCCGCACCTCCGGCCCGCGCCCCACGGCGGGCGATCCGGCCATATACCTCCCCGCCTACGAGTCGCTCGCGCCCGGCGAAACACCGCTGATGCCCCGGCCCGCCGCCGCCCAGCCCGTCCACGGGGCGCCCCGCAAGCGCGGCCTCTTCGGCGCCTCCTCGCGACTGGCCCGCGAGGCCCGCACGGCGCAGCTGGTCATGCAGCAGGTGCTGCCCGGCATCCCCGCGGCCCGCCTCATCAACGGCCTCACGGCACCCCACGGCGCCGGCTACGTGGACCACGTCCTGGTGTCCGGCTACCGGATGGCTGTCATCGGCTCCATGCTGGTCCCCAACGGCGCGTTCCGCTGGGACGGCTCCACCCTGGTCCACGGCAGCAAGGTGGTGGCCCCGCCGCAGCTCATCCCGGCCACCCGCGCCTTCCAGGAACTGTTCCCCGAATGCAACGTCACCGCCTGGGTCTGCGTGCACAGCAACACGGGCAACCTGTTCGAGCCAGTGATCGACTACGCCCGCGGCACCGCGCCCGACGGCTCCAGCACGGTCAACGTCGCCAACGCCGCCCGCTTCACCCGCGAGGTCAAGCACTTTCTGGCCGCCGGCCCCTCCCCCAATGCGGTTGACCTGTCCATCCTGGACCGGCTGCTCGGCGGCATGTACTGA
- a CDS encoding pyrimidine reductase family protein, producing the protein MERIFPDPEVLSSAVLEHDLLAAPPENRRSSRPWVSFNFIASIDGAATVDGRSGQLGNPWDLRVFSLLRQTADVILVGAQTIRSEGYGGDLLGPEAQAWRTDNWLDPHPPLAIVSGSLNLDPGLEVFTQAPVRPLVLTLASAPQERREALSEVSDVVNVGDESLDVDRLVAELAGRGFKNIHSEGGPTLLGSFAAAGRVDELNLTVSPVLVGGAAGRIAHGAHTEEAVRGMELARVLKADSMLFLRYVRPAQ; encoded by the coding sequence ATGGAACGAATCTTCCCCGATCCCGAAGTGCTCTCCAGCGCCGTCCTGGAGCATGACCTCCTCGCCGCCCCGCCGGAGAACCGGCGCAGCAGCCGGCCGTGGGTCAGCTTCAACTTCATCGCCAGCATCGACGGCGCCGCCACCGTGGACGGCCGGTCCGGGCAACTTGGCAACCCCTGGGACCTGCGCGTCTTCTCCCTGCTGCGCCAAACCGCCGACGTCATCCTGGTGGGCGCCCAAACCATACGCTCCGAAGGCTACGGCGGGGACCTCCTGGGCCCGGAAGCCCAGGCATGGCGCACCGACAACTGGCTCGACCCCCATCCTCCGCTGGCCATCGTCTCCGGCTCGCTCAACCTTGACCCCGGGCTGGAGGTGTTCACCCAGGCACCCGTCAGGCCCCTGGTCCTGACCCTGGCCAGCGCGCCGCAGGAGCGGCGGGAGGCACTGTCGGAGGTGTCCGACGTCGTCAATGTGGGCGACGAGTCCCTGGATGTGGACCGGCTCGTGGCCGAACTGGCCGGGCGCGGGTTCAAGAACATCCACTCCGAGGGCGGGCCAACACTGCTGGGAAGCTTCGCCGCGGCCGGCCGGGTGGACGAGCTGAACCTGACGGTGTCGCCGGTGCTGGTGGGCGGGGCCGCGGGCAGGATCGCGCACGGGGCACACACCGAAGAGGCAGTGCGCGGCATGGAGCTGGCGCGCGTCCTGAAGGCCGATTCCATGTTGTTCCTGCGCTACGTCCGCCCCGCCCAATAA
- the folP gene encoding dihydropteroate synthase encodes MEGMNAAPFYTPPLHHPVHHFGPRTLDFSRQVALMAIINRTPDSFYDGGATFALDAAVAASLAAVDDGADWVDIGGVPFAPGPALSAEEEGDRVVPVIAAVAAASDVIISVDTFLPEVAARSIAAGANVINDTTGLSNPDMASVVAETGAHIVITHSLATPRTVYPRPYYDDVVTEVAAFLSSRIELALSLGVPAEKIIIDPGHDLNKNTLHTLEITRRFNEIAALGFPALAAVSNKDFIGETLAQPKEERLAGSLATAVTCILGGARVLRMHNVAAANSAIRMTEAVLGWREPAYLKHNMGDINEPAHPAKR; translated from the coding sequence ATGGAGGGTATGAACGCCGCCCCCTTTTACACCCCGCCGCTGCACCACCCCGTCCACCACTTCGGCCCGCGCACGCTGGACTTCAGCCGCCAGGTGGCGCTCATGGCCATCATCAACCGCACCCCTGACTCCTTTTACGACGGCGGAGCCACCTTTGCGCTGGATGCGGCGGTTGCCGCTTCGCTTGCGGCCGTGGACGACGGCGCCGACTGGGTGGACATCGGCGGCGTCCCCTTTGCGCCGGGCCCGGCGCTGAGCGCCGAGGAGGAGGGCGACCGCGTGGTGCCGGTGATTGCGGCAGTGGCTGCGGCCAGCGACGTCATCATCTCCGTGGACACGTTCCTGCCGGAGGTGGCTGCGCGCAGCATCGCCGCCGGCGCCAACGTCATCAACGACACCACGGGCCTGTCGAACCCGGACATGGCCTCCGTGGTGGCTGAAACCGGGGCGCACATCGTCATCACGCACTCCCTCGCCACCCCCCGCACCGTGTATCCGCGCCCCTACTACGACGACGTCGTCACGGAGGTGGCTGCGTTCCTGTCCTCCCGGATTGAGCTGGCACTGTCCCTGGGCGTGCCTGCAGAGAAGATCATCATCGACCCCGGGCACGACCTCAACAAGAACACGCTGCACACCTTGGAGATCACGCGCCGCTTCAACGAGATTGCCGCCCTCGGCTTTCCCGCACTGGCTGCAGTCTCCAACAAGGACTTCATCGGCGAGACGCTGGCCCAGCCCAAGGAGGAGCGGCTGGCCGGTTCCCTCGCGACCGCCGTCACGTGCATCCTGGGCGGAGCCCGGGTGCTGCGCATGCACAATGTAGCCGCCGCCAACTCCGCCATCCGCATGACCGAGGCCGTGCTGGGGTGGCGGGAGCCCGCCTACCTCAAGCACAACATGGGTGACATCAACGAACCCGCCCACCCGGCCAAGCGCTAA
- a CDS encoding NAD(P)/FAD-dependent oxidoreductase, translated as MNQSPSTATTPEASSKAPGMVIIGGGLSAATAAETLRKEGYEGAVTIVADEPEIPYQRPPLSKGFLAGKEGEDALLPLPASWYTENNVTVLTGTAAKALDPAAHTVTLSDGTTLPYAKALIATGAAPRRIPFPGVDLEGVYTFRTKADSVGLHALLEGGGKNVVMIGSGWIGMEIAATATELGNTVALMGLEEVPLSVAIGAELGTVFANRHKEAGVRFELPASAAEIQGTDGHVTSVLTTTGATLPADIVIVAVGVVPNIGLAQDAGLAINNGIEVDASLRTSAEDVFAAGDVANAMHPVTGAYARSEHWANAIASGKVAAKSMLGQDAVLDDIPYFYTDQFDLGMEYSGFGALTKDAQVVVRGDTATGEFIAFWVLDGRVVAGMNVNIWDVQDAIKSLISSRRQVDTAKLADPKTPLEEI; from the coding sequence ATGAACCAGTCACCCAGCACAGCAACCACACCTGAAGCATCTTCCAAGGCGCCCGGAATGGTGATCATCGGCGGCGGGCTGAGCGCAGCCACCGCTGCCGAAACCCTGCGCAAGGAAGGATACGAAGGCGCCGTCACCATCGTGGCCGACGAACCGGAAATCCCCTACCAGCGCCCGCCGCTGTCCAAGGGTTTCCTGGCCGGCAAGGAGGGCGAGGACGCACTCCTGCCCCTGCCCGCAAGCTGGTACACGGAAAACAACGTGACCGTCCTGACGGGCACCGCCGCCAAGGCCCTTGACCCCGCCGCCCACACCGTCACACTCTCCGACGGGACCACGCTGCCGTATGCCAAGGCGCTAATCGCCACAGGTGCCGCCCCGCGCCGGATCCCCTTTCCCGGCGTCGACCTTGAAGGTGTCTACACGTTCCGCACCAAGGCCGACAGCGTGGGCCTGCATGCCCTGCTCGAAGGTGGCGGCAAGAACGTGGTGATGATCGGCTCAGGCTGGATCGGCATGGAAATTGCCGCCACGGCCACCGAGCTGGGCAACACCGTGGCGCTCATGGGACTCGAGGAGGTGCCGCTGTCGGTGGCGATCGGCGCCGAGCTGGGCACTGTGTTCGCAAACCGGCACAAGGAGGCCGGCGTCCGTTTTGAGCTGCCCGCCAGTGCCGCCGAAATCCAGGGCACGGACGGGCACGTCACTTCCGTGCTGACCACCACCGGAGCCACCCTGCCCGCCGACATTGTCATTGTGGCCGTGGGCGTGGTGCCGAACATTGGCCTGGCCCAGGACGCCGGGCTGGCCATCAACAACGGGATCGAGGTGGACGCGTCGCTGCGCACCTCGGCGGAGGACGTGTTCGCGGCCGGCGACGTCGCCAACGCCATGCACCCCGTGACCGGCGCCTACGCCCGCTCGGAGCACTGGGCCAATGCGATCGCCAGCGGCAAGGTCGCGGCCAAGTCCATGCTGGGCCAGGACGCCGTACTCGACGACATCCCCTACTTCTACACCGACCAATTCGACCTCGGCATGGAGTACTCCGGCTTCGGCGCACTCACCAAGGACGCCCAAGTGGTGGTCCGCGGCGACACCGCCACCGGCGAATTCATCGCCTTCTGGGTGCTGGACGGACGCGTCGTGGCGGGCATGAACGTGAACATCTGGGACGTGCAGGACGCCATCAAGTCGCTCATCTCCTCGCGGCGGCAGGTCGACACGGCAAAGCTGGCTGACCCCAAAACCCCGCTCGAGGAGATTTGA
- the folE gene encoding GTP cyclohydrolase I, with the protein MSITSASLPDLLAFDDPETLPALAPGIDLPRAQAAIAEFLRALGRDETDPHLLDTPRRVAAAYAEMLTPRETSWTTFPNDDGYQGLVLVKDIPFHSLCQHHLLPFRGVAHVGYLPGERLFGLSKLARGVELFARDLQVQERLTQQVADWLEDTLAPRGVGVVMEAEHMCMSLRGVQTAGTMTRTSVFTGLLSDDGPLRGQFPH; encoded by the coding sequence ATGTCCATCACCAGCGCGTCCCTGCCGGACCTCCTTGCATTTGACGATCCCGAGACCCTGCCCGCCCTGGCGCCGGGGATCGACCTTCCCCGCGCCCAGGCGGCCATTGCTGAATTCCTGCGCGCCCTTGGCCGGGACGAGACCGACCCGCACCTGCTGGACACGCCCCGCCGGGTTGCCGCCGCCTATGCCGAAATGCTGACCCCGCGCGAGACCTCGTGGACCACGTTCCCCAACGACGACGGCTACCAGGGCCTGGTGCTGGTGAAGGACATCCCCTTCCATTCCCTCTGCCAGCACCACCTGCTGCCGTTCCGCGGCGTGGCCCACGTGGGCTACCTCCCCGGCGAGCGCCTGTTCGGCCTGTCCAAGCTGGCCCGCGGCGTTGAACTGTTCGCCCGGGACCTCCAGGTCCAGGAACGGCTGACCCAGCAGGTGGCCGACTGGCTCGAGGACACCCTGGCCCCGCGCGGCGTCGGGGTGGTGATGGAGGCCGAGCACATGTGCATGTCCCTGCGCGGAGTCCAGACCGCCGGCACCATGACCCGCACCTCAGTCTTCACCGGCCTGTTGTCCGACGACGGCCCATTGCGGGGGCAGTTTCCCCACTGA
- a CDS encoding helix-turn-helix transcriptional regulator gives MNELKQDQPTQPAGAGDTTAPAAPTAAGGGAVVPHRDTQLDEGQRLRAMASLGDPVRKELFDLVRGAGHALSRDECAQSLGLPKSTVRVHLDRLVEEALLKVEYRKLGEKTGPGSGRPSKLYAVAVGEISASVPPRQYDLAAALLAAAVQRSIDTGEGVESAMATVAFDEGRRLGAEAGNIHDLLHANGYSPEPDAQGGTIMANCPFHRLSQDHTGVVCSLNGSLLAGALEGCGDCRHDLAPDEEISHCCARLVPRE, from the coding sequence ATGAATGAGCTCAAGCAGGACCAGCCAACACAACCCGCAGGCGCGGGCGACACCACAGCGCCAGCCGCGCCGACGGCGGCAGGGGGCGGCGCCGTCGTGCCTCACCGGGACACGCAGCTTGACGAGGGCCAGCGCCTGCGCGCCATGGCCTCGCTGGGCGATCCGGTGCGCAAGGAGCTCTTTGACCTGGTCCGGGGTGCCGGGCATGCACTGAGCCGCGATGAATGCGCGCAGTCGCTGGGGCTGCCCAAGAGCACCGTCCGCGTGCACCTTGACCGGCTGGTGGAGGAGGCGCTGCTGAAGGTGGAGTACCGCAAGCTGGGCGAGAAGACGGGCCCCGGGTCGGGCCGGCCGAGCAAGCTGTACGCCGTGGCGGTCGGGGAGATCAGCGCCTCGGTGCCGCCGCGCCAGTATGACCTTGCGGCCGCCCTGCTCGCCGCCGCCGTGCAGCGCTCCATCGACACCGGCGAGGGCGTGGAGTCCGCCATGGCCACCGTGGCGTTCGACGAGGGCCGCCGCCTGGGCGCGGAAGCCGGGAACATCCACGACCTGCTGCACGCCAACGGCTACAGCCCCGAGCCCGACGCCCAGGGCGGGACCATCATGGCCAACTGCCCGTTCCACCGGCTCTCGCAGGACCACACCGGCGTGGTGTGTTCGCTCAACGGCTCGCTGCTGGCCGGCGCGCTCGAGGGCTGCGGGGACTGCCGCCACGACCTCGCGCCCGACGAGGAGATCTCCCACTGCTGCGCCCGGCTGGTGCCGCGGGAGTAG